The following are from one region of the Acidobacteriota bacterium genome:
- the thiL gene encoding thiamine-phosphate kinase gives MQGLDRAEDPFVRLGIGDDAALCRPRAGWELAVTTDLLVEGRHFRFGTASPEDVGWKTAASNLSDLAAMGADPVAFFLGAAFPPDRGPRFQRLMAGLAACLKAFGAPLAGGDLSAAGRFCLCGTAIGEVPAGSALRRDGARPGDVIAVSGCPGLSGAGLRLLRAGWRLRGGKARTTGAADTVPEPVAADPTAVHHCLAAHLRPVPRLSLGRYLREDGGVSAAMDLSDGIAADLPRIGRRSGVAARLDAGSLDALVRRNPCLTLADVLGGGEDYELLFTAPPACWERLILTAACRPGLPPLTAVGTVVKGTPGEVLLREGRRTHPLPVAGFDHFRPAR, from the coding sequence ATCCAGGGTCTGGACCGGGCGGAAGACCCCTTCGTCCGCCTGGGCATCGGCGACGACGCCGCCCTGTGCCGGCCCCGGGCGGGGTGGGAGCTGGCGGTCACCACCGACCTCCTGGTGGAGGGGCGGCATTTCCGCTTCGGCACCGCCTCCCCGGAGGACGTGGGCTGGAAGACCGCCGCGTCCAACCTGAGCGACCTCGCCGCCATGGGCGCCGACCCCGTGGCCTTCTTCCTCGGGGCGGCGTTCCCCCCCGACCGGGGGCCTCGGTTTCAACGGCTCATGGCAGGGCTGGCCGCCTGCCTGAAGGCTTTCGGCGCCCCCCTGGCCGGGGGGGACCTCTCCGCCGCGGGCCGGTTCTGCCTCTGCGGCACCGCCATTGGTGAAGTCCCGGCGGGGTCCGCCCTCCGGCGGGACGGCGCCCGCCCCGGCGACGTGATCGCGGTTTCCGGGTGCCCGGGCCTGTCCGGGGCCGGGCTGCGGCTGCTCCGGGCCGGCTGGCGCCTGAGGGGCGGGAAGGCCCGCACCACCGGCGCCGCCGACACCGTTCCGGAACCCGTGGCGGCCGATCCCACCGCCGTTCACCACTGCCTCGCGGCGCACCTCCGCCCCGTCCCCCGCCTCTCCCTCGGGCGCTACCTGCGCGAGGACGGCGGGGTGAGCGCCGCCATGGACCTCAGCGACGGGATCGCCGCCGACCTGCCCCGGATCGGCCGGCGCAGCGGGGTGGCCGCCCGCCTGGATGCGGGGAGCCTGGACGCCCTCGTCCGCCGAAACCCCTGCCTCACCCTGGCGGATGTCCTGGGCGGCGGCGAGGACTACGAGTTGCTCTTCACCGCCCCACCGGCGTGCTGGGAACGGCTGATCCTCACCGCGGCGTGCCGCCCCGGCCTCCCCCCGCTGACCGCCGTGGGAACGGTGGTAAAAGGAACACCGGGCGAGGTCCTCCTGCGGGAGGGCCGCCGCACCCACCCCCTCCCCGTCGCCGGCTTCGACCACTTCCGGCCGGCACGCTGA
- a CDS encoding glycosyltransferase family 2 protein, with the protein MDTLDYTILGIYFGVLLVMSLFGLRKYYYIYLYRKNRNVYFEPAARFEELPVVTVQLPMYNEKYVGARLLESVCQFDYPKDRLHIQVLDDSTDDTVEIMHKATLFWRERGFDVDYVHRTDRTGFKAGALENGNRTAKGGIVAIFDADFLPPSDFLQKTVHYFTDPRVAIVQTRWGHINARQSLLTRVQAIFLDGHFMMESFPRSRGGKFVNFNGTAGLWRKCAIDDAGGWQHDTITEDLDLSLRAQLKGWKYVYLPEIETPAELPAEMNAYKNQQNRWAKGSTQVCLKLLPTILRAPIPRHVKTEAFFHLASNFVYPLMTVLALLLLPAMIVRANAGEHLKYLMDVPIFLASTLSVVLFYVESQKALYRDWKKRSLLLPFLMAVGIGISVTNGKAVIEAIFGYRNEFVRTPKYSLSENGGRDWRRRVRTYRGKIGVWPLVEIGLGAFFLYVLGYSLSIGCWMVLPFLTLFIVGYFYTGFGSLLHGLLKFDFVNVQWRRIRSRMGEEA; encoded by the coding sequence CTGGACACCCTCGACTACACCATCCTGGGGATCTACTTCGGCGTCCTGCTGGTGATGAGCCTCTTCGGCCTGAGAAAGTACTACTACATCTACCTTTACCGCAAGAACCGCAACGTCTACTTCGAGCCGGCCGCCCGGTTCGAGGAACTGCCCGTCGTGACGGTGCAGCTCCCCATGTACAACGAGAAGTACGTGGGCGCTCGGCTGCTGGAGTCCGTCTGCCAGTTCGACTACCCCAAGGACCGCCTCCACATCCAGGTCCTGGACGACTCCACCGACGACACCGTGGAGATCATGCACAAGGCGACCCTCTTCTGGCGCGAGCGGGGCTTCGACGTCGACTACGTGCACCGCACGGACCGGACCGGCTTCAAGGCCGGCGCCCTCGAAAACGGCAACCGAACCGCCAAAGGCGGCATCGTGGCTATCTTCGACGCCGACTTCCTGCCGCCCTCCGATTTCCTTCAGAAGACCGTCCACTACTTCACCGACCCCAGGGTAGCCATCGTTCAGACGCGGTGGGGGCACATCAACGCCCGCCAGTCGCTGCTGACCCGGGTCCAGGCCATCTTCCTGGACGGCCACTTCATGATGGAGAGCTTCCCCCGGAGCCGGGGCGGCAAGTTCGTGAACTTCAACGGGACCGCCGGTCTCTGGCGCAAGTGCGCCATCGACGACGCCGGCGGCTGGCAGCACGACACCATCACCGAGGACCTGGACCTGAGCCTGCGCGCCCAGCTCAAGGGCTGGAAGTACGTCTACCTGCCCGAGATCGAGACCCCCGCCGAACTGCCCGCCGAGATGAACGCCTACAAGAACCAGCAGAACCGCTGGGCCAAGGGCTCCACGCAGGTCTGCCTCAAGCTGCTCCCCACCATCCTGCGCGCGCCCATCCCGCGCCACGTCAAAACCGAGGCCTTTTTCCACCTGGCGTCCAACTTCGTCTACCCGCTGATGACGGTGCTGGCGCTGCTGCTTCTCCCCGCCATGATCGTGCGCGCCAACGCCGGCGAGCACCTCAAGTACCTCATGGACGTGCCCATCTTCCTGGCGTCCACCCTGAGCGTGGTCCTCTTCTACGTGGAGAGCCAGAAGGCGCTCTACCGGGACTGGAAGAAACGGTCTCTCCTCCTCCCCTTCCTCATGGCGGTGGGAATCGGGATCTCGGTGACCAACGGGAAGGCGGTCATCGAGGCGATCTTCGGGTACCGTAACGAGTTCGTCCGGACCCCCAAGTACAGCCTCTCGGAGAACGGCGGCCGCGACTGGCGCCGGCGCGTGCGCACCTACCGGGGAAAGATCGGTGTCTGGCCCCTGGTGGAGATCGGGCTGGGCGCCTTCTTCCTCTACGTCCTGGGCTACTCCCTCAGCATCGGGTGCTGGATGGTCCTCCCCTTCCTGACCCTCTTCATCGTGGGGTACTTCTACACGGGCTTCGGCTCCCTGCTGCACGGCCTGCTCAAGTTCGACTTCGTGAACGTGCAGTGGCGGCGCATCCGGTCCCGGATGGGGGAAGAGGCGTGA
- the sfsA gene encoding DNA/RNA nuclease SfsA produces the protein MTTTCDLPFPAPLEPARFVRRENRFLVTVERGGSAFSAHLHDPGRLREILAPGVELYLRADPAPGRKTAHTVVLARHAGVLVGINSALPNALVEACLRAGRLHEFRDYNLGAREKRLPGGGRVDFHLLTAGIDIYLEVKGASLVRDGVAFFPDAPTTRGTRQLGDLMAIAGKGVCGTVFFLVQREDASGLRPNDETDPAFAAALRLAFRKGLEILAYTSRPSRDGLSLGRRIPVIL, from the coding sequence GTGACAACGACCTGCGACCTCCCTTTCCCGGCGCCCCTGGAACCCGCGCGGTTCGTGCGGCGGGAGAACCGCTTCCTCGTCACCGTGGAACGGGGCGGGAGCGCGTTCTCCGCCCACCTGCACGACCCGGGGCGCCTCCGGGAGATCCTGGCGCCCGGTGTCGAGCTGTACCTGCGGGCGGACCCGGCCCCCGGCCGGAAGACCGCCCACACCGTGGTGCTGGCGCGTCACGCCGGCGTCCTGGTGGGGATCAACTCCGCCCTGCCCAACGCCCTGGTGGAGGCCTGCCTCCGCGCGGGGCGCCTCCACGAGTTCCGGGACTACAACCTGGGCGCCCGGGAGAAGCGGCTCCCGGGCGGTGGGCGGGTGGACTTCCACCTCCTGACGGCGGGCATCGACATCTACCTGGAGGTGAAGGGGGCGAGCCTGGTGCGGGACGGCGTCGCGTTCTTCCCCGACGCCCCCACCACCCGCGGGACCCGCCAACTCGGCGACCTCATGGCCATCGCCGGGAAGGGGGTCTGCGGCACCGTCTTCTTCCTGGTGCAGCGGGAGGACGCGAGCGGGCTGCGCCCCAACGACGAGACCGACCCGGCCTTCGCCGCCGCCCTCCGCCTGGCCTTCCGAAAGGGGCTGGAGATCCTGGCGTACACCAGCCGCCCCTCCCGCGACGGCCTCTCCCTCGGCCGCCGCATCCCGGTCATCCTGTAG
- the rnk gene encoding nucleoside diphosphate kinase regulator, producing the protein MSRRRIHITQVDLMRLKRMILEFEQTSGRDQRHLGELQDELRRAKIVASSEVPPEVITMNSRVRIQDLHSGEEMVLTLAYPAEADIDRQRISVLAPVGTALLGYKVGDVISWSVPAGTRRFKVLEMLYQPEAAGDFNR; encoded by the coding sequence ATGAGCCGCAGAAGGATTCACATCACCCAGGTCGACCTGATGAGACTGAAACGGATGATCCTGGAATTCGAGCAAACCAGCGGCCGCGACCAGCGGCATCTCGGGGAACTCCAGGACGAGCTGAGACGGGCGAAGATCGTCGCCTCCAGCGAGGTCCCCCCTGAGGTGATCACCATGAACTCCCGCGTCCGCATCCAGGACCTGCACTCCGGTGAAGAAATGGTCCTTACCCTCGCTTATCCCGCGGAGGCGGACATCGACCGGCAGCGGATCTCGGTCCTGGCGCCCGTCGGCACGGCCCTGCTGGGGTACAAGGTGGGCGACGTCATCTCCTGGTCCGTACCCGCCGGGACCCGCCGCTTCAAGGTCCTCGAAATGCTCTACCAACCGGAAGCCGCCGGGGATTTCAACCGGTAG